One region of Purpureocillium takamizusanense chromosome 4, complete sequence genomic DNA includes:
- a CDS encoding uncharacterized protein (COG:S~TransMembrane:1 (o34-55i)~EggNog:ENOG503P74N) yields the protein MMSNLGTFRRWLHRKQYHFEVTMSVYMFTPWEKFAFYSILFLLCSLAFIAAVLYLPHHISTLAGRAWYYIKGEHIDVAASAREVVKEMSASVLSGEGAAGVAPPTAVGVREALGTLEKEL from the exons ATGATGTCGAACCTGGGGACATTTCGGCGGTGGCTGCACCGGAAGCAGTACCACTTCGAGGTGACGATGAGCGTGTACATGTTTACGCCCTGGGAGAAGTTTGCCTTCT ACTCGATCCTCTTCCTGCTCTGCAGCCTCGCCTTCATCGCGGCGGTGCTGTACCTGCCGCACCACATCTCCACCCTGGCGGGCCGCGCGTGGTACTACATCAAGGGCGAGCACATTgacgtggcggcgtcggcccgcGAGGTGGTCAAGGAGATGTCGGCCAGCGTGCtcagcggcgagggcgctgccggcgtcgcgccgccgacggccgtgggcgtTAGAGAGGCGCTGGGCACgctggagaaggagctgTGA
- the ELP2 gene encoding Elongator subunit elp2 (COG:B~COG:K~EggNog:ENOG503NU57), which yields MSAKWASVEYLATGANRQTAVADWSRSGLLAFGADVNVALWQPFDDPPKGILKLLSGHKETVKAVAFPPELEGDQDAYLISGSDDKTLILWKSRRGSHDFCPLQTFSEHEGPINCITAARLASEQPRWIVATGAADATIRIWMLEAGELRLLQIIKTAPKFFPLALSLATLDDDADVLVLAAAGTRDTIQILTADARVDAVQFSVQATLSGHEGWIRSLNFTKENKDPKSDLLLASASQDKYVRIWRFHQGHELPALAASGADPSSGAFLPGKSPSNKAYWLKSAGKDCSITFEALLLGHEDWIYSARWHTHADGKLQLLSTSADNSLAIWEADPSSGIWVSTVRLGEISREKGATTATGSTGGFWTGLWSPDGNSVACLGRTGSWRRWQYEPAQDSWKPCVAVSGHTKAVTGISWSRGGDYLLSTSSDQTTRLHTKWTASGANTWHEMARPQIHGYDLNCIDALGDSQFVSGADEKLMRVFGEPKAVATLLNRVAGIGGSDVEHMPDAANMPVLGLSNKAIDAVDEDQEIQPVDDRDREAMDPASMVKKSYLEINHPPFEETLSRHTLWPEVEKLYGHGYELSCLATSHDGKLIASACKASSTNHAVIRLFETERWTEIRPPLTAHSLTATRLRFSADDNYLLSVGRDRQWAVFVRAPEEEAMYKLLQANPKGHSRMILDAAWAPCENPVFATAGRDKQVRIWAAATSAEQDDARQLQFTQAAALPCGTSVTAVDFLPRLVHGKAVLAVGTEAGQLGVYLVGEDGSAIVQLSLPDELMLPKAVLQLAWRPAAALEGTDAHTLAVAGEDSTLRLLAFDETFLRTAGQ from the exons ATGAGCGCAAAATGGGCTTCGGTCGAGTACCTGGCGACGGGAGCCAACCGGCAAACAGCCGTCGCAGACTGGAGCCGGAGCGGTTTGCTGGCATTtggcgccgacgtcaacgTTGCCCTGTGGCAGCCCTTC GATGATCCTCCCAAGGGCATACTCAAGCTTTTGAGCGGACACAAGGAGACTGTCAAGGCCGTGGCATTTCCACCCGAGCTGGAGGGCGACCAAGACGCATATCTCATCAGCGGCTCAGACGACAAGACGCTCATACTCTGGAAGTCGCGGCGTGGCAGTCACGACTTTTGCCCCCTGCAGACATTTTCCGAGCACGAGGGGCCCATCAACTGCATCACGGCCGCGAGGCTCGCGTCCGAACAGCCAAGATGGATAGTGGCAAccggagcagcagacgccaCTATTCGGATATGGATGCTAGAAGCCGGCGAGCTACGCCTACTGCAAATCATCAAGACGGCACCCAAATTCTTTCCCCTGGCGCTATCTCTCGCGACgttggacgacgatgccgacgtcctcgttctggctgcggctggcACGCGAGACACAATCCAGATCCTGACTGCGGACGCCagggtcgacgccgtccagtTCAGCGTGCAGGCGACGCTCTCCGGACATGAGGGGTGGATACGGTCGCTGAACTTCACCAAAGAGAACAAAGACCCCAAGAGCGACTTGCTTCTAGCTTCTGCCAGCCAGGACAAGTACGTTCGCATCTGGAGGTTCCATCAAGGCCAtgagctgcccgccctggccgcctcTGGCGCTGACCCCTCGAGCGGCGCCTTTCTCCCCGGAAAGTCACCCTCAAACAAAGCATACTGGCTCAAGTCCGCCGGCAAGGACTGCTCCATCACCTTTGAAGCGCTCCTCCTGGGACACGAAGATTGGATCTACAGCGCGCGATGGCACacccacgccgacggcaagttGCAGCTCCTATCAACCTCTGCCGACAATTCACTGGCCATTTGGGAGGCGGATCCTTCGTCGGGCATCTGGGTCAGCACAGTCAGGCTGGGCGAGATTAGCAGAGAAAAGGGCGCCACGACCGCGacgggcagcaccggcggctTTTGGACGGGGCTCTGGTCCCCTGACGGCAACTCGGTAGCCTGCCTGGGACGGACAGGCAGCTGGAGGCGATGGCAGTACGAGCCTGCGCAGGACTCGTGGAAACcttgcgtcgccgtctcgggACACACAAAGGCCGTGACGGGCATTTCTTGGTCAAGGGGCGGCGATTATCTCTTGTCGACCAGCTCAGACCAGACAACGCGGCTGCACACCAAGTGGACGGCGTCAGGGGCAAACACCTGGCACGAGATGGCGCGGCCACAGATCCACGGCTACGATCTCAACTGCAtcgacgcgctgggcgactCGCAATTTGTGTCGGGCGCCGATGAGAAGCTGATGCGCGTCTTTGGCGAGCCCAAGGCGGTGGCCACCCTGCTCAACCGCGTCGCTGGCATCGGAGGCTCAGATGTGGAACACATGCCCGACGCAGCCAACATGCCGGTCCTCGGCTTGTCCAAcaaggccatcgacgccgtggacgaggaccaGGAGATCCAGCCCGTCGATGATCGCGATCGTGAGGCCATGGACCCGGCCTCGATGGTCAAGAAGTCTTACCTCGAGATCAACCACCCGCCATTCGAGGAGACGCTGTCGAGGCATACGCTGTGGCCTGAGGTAGAGAAGCTGTACGGCCACGGGTACGAGCTGTCGTGCCTGGCCACGAGCCACGATGGCAAGCTCATCGCCAGCGCGTGCAAGGCGAGCTCCACCAACCACGCCGTCATCCGACTCTTCGAGACGGAGCGCTGGACCGAGATCCGCCCCCCGCTGACGGCGCACTCGCTGACGGCAACCCGCCTGCGCttctccgccgacgacaactaCCTCCTGAGCGTCGGTCGAGACCGGCAGTGGGCCGTGTTCGTTCGGGCGCCCGAAGAGGAGGCCATGTACAAGCTCCTGCAGGCGAACCCCAAGGGCCACAGCAGGATGATCCTCGATGCCGCGTGGGCGCCGTGCGAGAACCCCGTCttcgcgacggcgggccgAGACAAGCAGGTGCGGAtatgggcggcggcgacgtcggcggagCAGGACGACGCGAGGCAGTTGCAGTTCACGCAGGCGGCAGCTCTGCCGTGCGGCACGTCCGTCACGGCGGTCGACTTCCTGCCGCGCCTGGTCCACGGCAAGGCGGTGCTCGCCGTCGGTACCGAGGCCGGGCAGTTGGGCGTCTACCTCGTCGGTGAGGACGGGTCGGCGATCGTACAGCTGTCACTGCCAGATGA GCTCATGCTCCCCAAGGCGGTGCTCCAGCTGGCGTggaggcccgccgccgccctcgaggggACGGACGCGCATAccctcgccgtggcgggAGAGGACAGCACGCTGCGCCTGCTGGCGTTTGACGAGACTTTTCTGCGGACCGCAGGCCAGTGA
- the URM1 gene encoding Ubiquitin- modifier 1 (BUSCO:EOG09265K1R~COG:O~EggNog:ENOG503P6W9) codes for MATAADAIGAKQLTISVEFSGGLEMLFSDQRHHTVILPSEAKSGQPADIAFLIDHLCEHVMKDTRKELFVLDGHIRPGVLVLINDADWELEGEEAYELQAGDNILFVSTLHGG; via the exons atggccaccgccgcagatGCCATTGGAGCCAAGCAGCTCACAATCTCCGTCGAGTTCTC GGGCGGCCTCGAGATGCTCTTCTCCGACCAGCGGCACCACACTGTCATCCTGCCGTCCGAGGCCAAGAGCGGTCAACCCGCCGACATTGCGTTTTTGATAGATCATCTCTGCGAGCATGTCATGAAGGATACGCGCAAAGAACTTTTCGTACTCGACGGCCACAT CCGGCCGGGTGTCCTGGTGCTCATCAATGACGCCGACtgggagctcgagggcgaggaggcgtaCGAGctccaggccggcgacaACATCCTCTTTGTCTCGACACTCCACGGGGGTTAG
- the AZF1_2 gene encoding DNA-binding transcription factor (COG:K~EggNog:ENOG503NW8N), giving the protein MMDTPSFMGYDSRGHPPQQHIQRPMAHQYVVAPAYTAGPMTTLAAPQYPTQQAFAYVPYQSPPPSTPIGSPYKHEAPRMVGPDVEAARGLPYRRGSQQLHEGRMQSPSARSESQASTAHSVGSNPNANSKTITYNETIDPADRVNFETEVDELMKVIQQNDDDEEAKSTVGTPAQTPNAESASGSQSPASFRQPSTPAQTEPKPKKKWVCDGPSCNKRFVQKTHLDIHRRTHTGHKPYVCTKDNCGLTFSQRGNLKTHMRRHTGEKPYACSICGKLFAQRGNVRSHEETHKGLKPFICRLDDCNKTFSQLGNMKTHQNNFHKDTLQGLTSLFVKYARMGEVPEEHQELFEYFKVHYKNSNKGIKGRGKARTVAPKTKAEPSVSTTMGFPHLPMPSQHQTYVPGPANAMASIPRHASTGGYPMFEQHADHSGAAGMLYDDEQSRQMAFSDRLY; this is encoded by the exons ATGATGGACACTCCGTCCTTCATGGGCTACGACTCGCGGGGTCACCccccgcagcagcacatcCAGCGACCCATGGCTCATCAGTatgtcgtcgcgcccgctTACACTGCCGGGCCCATGACCActctcgccgcgccgcaatATCCGACCCAGCAAGCCTTTGCCTACGTGCCGTATcaaagcccgccgccgtccacacCCATTGGCTCCCCCTACAAGCACGAGGCGCCGAGAATGGTGGGCCCTGATGTCGAGGCTGCTCGGGGTCTACCCTATCGCCGCGGCTCTCAACAGCTTCACGAGGGACGGATGCAGTCCCCATCAGCCCGAAGCGAGTCTCAGGCTTCGACTGCGCACTCTGTCGGCTCGAACCCCAACGCAAACTCAAAGACGATCACCTACAACGAGACAATCGACCCCGCGGACCGTGTCAACTTTGAGACCGAAGTGGACGAGCTCATGAAGGTCATCCAACAGaatgacgatgacgaggaggccaagaGCACGGTAGGCACTCCTGCACAGACCCCAAACGCCGAATCAGCCTCCGGGTCGCAGAGCCCTGCCAGCTTTAGGCAGCCTTCGACGCCTGCTCAGACGGAacccaagcccaagaagaagtgGGTTTGCGACGGGCCGAGCTGCAACAAGCGATTTGTCCAGAAGACTCACCTCGATATTCATCGTCGGACCCACACTGGACACAAGCCCTAT GTGTGCACCAAGGACAACTGCGGCCTCACGTTCTCGCAGAGAGGCAACCTCAAG ACGCACATGCGGCGCCACACCGGGGAGAAGCCATATGCTTGCAGCATCTGCGGCAAGCTTTTTGCCCAGCGCGGCAATGTCCGGTCTCACGAGGAGACGCACAAGGGCCTCAAGCCTTTCATCTGCAGGCTTGATGATTGCAACAAGACATTTTCCCAGCTAGGCAACATGAAG ACTCATCAGAACAACTTCCACAAAGACACACTTCAGGGCCTGACATCCTTGTTTGTCAAGTACGCTCGCATGGGCGAGGTGCCTGAGGAGCACCAGGAGCTGTTTGAGTACTTCAAGGTTCACTACAAGAACAGCAACAAGGGCATTAAGGGCCGCGGCAAGGCACGAACGGTCGCACCCAAGACAAAGGCCGAGCCCTCAGTCTCCACCACCATGGGTTTCCCGCATCTCCCGATGCCCAGCCAGCATCAGACATATGTGCCGGGACCTGCCAACGCAATGGCCTCGATCCCCCGCCACGCATCAACTGGGGGCTACCCCATGTTCGAGCAGCATGCCGACCacagcggcgcggctggcaTGCTTTACGACGACGAACAATCGCGCCAGATGGCATTCAGCGACCGCCTGTACTAA
- the ELP2 gene encoding Elongator subunit elp2, variant 2 (COG:B~COG:K~EggNog:ENOG503NU57) — protein sequence MLEAGELRLLQIIKTAPKFFPLALSLATLDDDADVLVLAAAGTRDTIQILTADARVDAVQFSVQATLSGHEGWIRSLNFTKENKDPKSDLLLASASQDKYVRIWRFHQGHELPALAASGADPSSGAFLPGKSPSNKAYWLKSAGKDCSITFEALLLGHEDWIYSARWHTHADGKLQLLSTSADNSLAIWEADPSSGIWVSTVRLGEISREKGATTATGSTGGFWTGLWSPDGNSVACLGRTGSWRRWQYEPAQDSWKPCVAVSGHTKAVTGISWSRGGDYLLSTSSDQTTRLHTKWTASGANTWHEMARPQIHGYDLNCIDALGDSQFVSGADEKLMRVFGEPKAVATLLNRVAGIGGSDVEHMPDAANMPVLGLSNKAIDAVDEDQEIQPVDDRDREAMDPASMVKKSYLEINHPPFEETLSRHTLWPEVEKLYGHGYELSCLATSHDGKLIASACKASSTNHAVIRLFETERWTEIRPPLTAHSLTATRLRFSADDNYLLSVGRDRQWAVFVRAPEEEAMYKLLQANPKGHSRMILDAAWAPCENPVFATAGRDKQVRIWAAATSAEQDDARQLQFTQAAALPCGTSVTAVDFLPRLVHGKAVLAVGTEAGQLGVYLVGEDGSAIVQLSLPDELMLPKAVLQLAWRPAAALEGTDAHTLAVAGEDSTLRLLAFDETFLRTAGQ from the exons ATGCTAGAAGCCGGCGAGCTACGCCTACTGCAAATCATCAAGACGGCACCCAAATTCTTTCCCCTGGCGCTATCTCTCGCGACgttggacgacgatgccgacgtcctcgttctggctgcggctggcACGCGAGACACAATCCAGATCCTGACTGCGGACGCCagggtcgacgccgtccagtTCAGCGTGCAGGCGACGCTCTCCGGACATGAGGGGTGGATACGGTCGCTGAACTTCACCAAAGAGAACAAAGACCCCAAGAGCGACTTGCTTCTAGCTTCTGCCAGCCAGGACAAGTACGTTCGCATCTGGAGGTTCCATCAAGGCCAtgagctgcccgccctggccgcctcTGGCGCTGACCCCTCGAGCGGCGCCTTTCTCCCCGGAAAGTCACCCTCAAACAAAGCATACTGGCTCAAGTCCGCCGGCAAGGACTGCTCCATCACCTTTGAAGCGCTCCTCCTGGGACACGAAGATTGGATCTACAGCGCGCGATGGCACacccacgccgacggcaagttGCAGCTCCTATCAACCTCTGCCGACAATTCACTGGCCATTTGGGAGGCGGATCCTTCGTCGGGCATCTGGGTCAGCACAGTCAGGCTGGGCGAGATTAGCAGAGAAAAGGGCGCCACGACCGCGacgggcagcaccggcggctTTTGGACGGGGCTCTGGTCCCCTGACGGCAACTCGGTAGCCTGCCTGGGACGGACAGGCAGCTGGAGGCGATGGCAGTACGAGCCTGCGCAGGACTCGTGGAAACcttgcgtcgccgtctcgggACACACAAAGGCCGTGACGGGCATTTCTTGGTCAAGGGGCGGCGATTATCTCTTGTCGACCAGCTCAGACCAGACAACGCGGCTGCACACCAAGTGGACGGCGTCAGGGGCAAACACCTGGCACGAGATGGCGCGGCCACAGATCCACGGCTACGATCTCAACTGCAtcgacgcgctgggcgactCGCAATTTGTGTCGGGCGCCGATGAGAAGCTGATGCGCGTCTTTGGCGAGCCCAAGGCGGTGGCCACCCTGCTCAACCGCGTCGCTGGCATCGGAGGCTCAGATGTGGAACACATGCCCGACGCAGCCAACATGCCGGTCCTCGGCTTGTCCAAcaaggccatcgacgccgtggacgaggaccaGGAGATCCAGCCCGTCGATGATCGCGATCGTGAGGCCATGGACCCGGCCTCGATGGTCAAGAAGTCTTACCTCGAGATCAACCACCCGCCATTCGAGGAGACGCTGTCGAGGCATACGCTGTGGCCTGAGGTAGAGAAGCTGTACGGCCACGGGTACGAGCTGTCGTGCCTGGCCACGAGCCACGATGGCAAGCTCATCGCCAGCGCGTGCAAGGCGAGCTCCACCAACCACGCCGTCATCCGACTCTTCGAGACGGAGCGCTGGACCGAGATCCGCCCCCCGCTGACGGCGCACTCGCTGACGGCAACCCGCCTGCGCttctccgccgacgacaactaCCTCCTGAGCGTCGGTCGAGACCGGCAGTGGGCCGTGTTCGTTCGGGCGCCCGAAGAGGAGGCCATGTACAAGCTCCTGCAGGCGAACCCCAAGGGCCACAGCAGGATGATCCTCGATGCCGCGTGGGCGCCGTGCGAGAACCCCGTCttcgcgacggcgggccgAGACAAGCAGGTGCGGAtatgggcggcggcgacgtcggcggagCAGGACGACGCGAGGCAGTTGCAGTTCACGCAGGCGGCAGCTCTGCCGTGCGGCACGTCCGTCACGGCGGTCGACTTCCTGCCGCGCCTGGTCCACGGCAAGGCGGTGCTCGCCGTCGGTACCGAGGCCGGGCAGTTGGGCGTCTACCTCGTCGGTGAGGACGGGTCGGCGATCGTACAGCTGTCACTGCCAGATGA GCTCATGCTCCCCAAGGCGGTGCTCCAGCTGGCGTggaggcccgccgccgccctcgaggggACGGACGCGCATAccctcgccgtggcgggAGAGGACAGCACGCTGCGCCTGCTGGCGTTTGACGAGACTTTTCTGCGGACCGCAGGCCAGTGA
- a CDS encoding uncharacterized protein (COG:J~EggNog:ENOG503P5B6), with amino-acid sequence MRITRAHPSSTSLHNAPQCEEAPSNIDDPTTRRLASPPRQALPSNRTMPPLTSVSPSFTSTISRIAPHHHSTPARIAILSSLLGRRPHHHHHQRPRPLSTTTHLARTDLPARPKPPPDSEIEESFLKGSGPGGQKINKTNSAVQLKHIPTGIVVKSQATRSRSQNRKHARELLAQKVDDLLHGDQSRSAIIGEVKRKRAASAAKKSRRKYRRLQDDEEPSNAQGAVEPSVNVQREQDKQNTTQSIVVDLSSTSTSKDKP; translated from the exons ATGCGTATTACCCGGGCCCATCCGTCATCAACTTCACTTCACAATGCGCCTCAGTGCGAAGAAGCACCCAGCAACATCGACGACCCAACGACCCGACGActtgcctcgcctccccGCCAGGCCCTCCCATCGAACCGCACGATGCCCCCCCTCACCTCCGTCTCACCCTCCTTCACCTCTACCATCTCCCGCATCGCTCCTCACCACCACtcaacgcccgcccgcataGCTATATTATCAtcgctcctcggccgccgccctcaccaccaccaccaccaacgcccACGTCCTCTAAGCACTACCACTCATCTCGCCAGGACCGACCTCCCCGCGCGCCCCAAGCCCCCTCCGGACTCGGAGATCGAAGAGTCCTTTCTCAAGGGCAGCGGCCCGGGTGGGCAAAAAATT AACAAGACGAATTCCGCAGTCCAGCTCAAGCACATCCCcaccggcatcgtcgtcaagtCGCAAGCCACCCGCTCCCGCAGTCAGAACCGCAAGCACGCCCGCGAGCTGTTGGCGCAAAAGGTAGACGATCTCCTGCATGGCGACCAGAGCCGGTCCGCCATTATCGGCGAAGTAAAGAGAAAGCGTGCCGCCAGTGCCGCCAAGAAGAGTCGCCGCAAGTACAGGAGACTGCAAGATGACGAAGAGCCCTCCAATGCGCAGGGCGCCGTGGAGCCATCCGTCAACGTGCAGCGAGAGCAGGACAAGCAAAATACTACACAGTCTATAGTAGTAGATTTAAGTAGCACAAGCACAAGCAAAGACAAACCTTGA